The DNA region CCGGGAGTGCGGTGGGTCCGTTACCCGTTCCTGCCGTCGCATCCGCAATACGACCTGGCGCGCCGGCAGATGTCCGGCGGCGGCACCGTCATCACCTTCGAGCTGGAGGCAGCCCGAAGCGCTTCCAAGCAAAGGGCTTTCGAGTTACTGGATGCCCTGCAACTGATCGACATCTCCAACAACCTCGGTGATGCCAAGTCGTTGATCACCCATCCGGCGACCACCACCCACCGGGCGATGGGCCCGGACGGGCGCGCCGCGATCGGGCTCGGCGACGGGGTGGTGCGCATCTCGGTCGGACTGGAGGACGCCGACGACCTGATCGCCGATCTGGAACAGGCGCTGGGATAGTTCCCGGGTCTCAGTCGTCCTCGACGACGCCGGTGGCGTGCTGGGCGCGGTCCTCGTAGGCCTGGCGGGCCGCGGCGTCGAACTGCAGGAACACCGTGTCGTTGCTGGTCTTCTTGTTGAGCCAACGCCGGCCGCCGTCGGGCAGCAGGCTCAACAGCATGGCGCTGCGCCGGCCGAAACCGGGTACCGACACCAGGGTCTTGGGCTTGTCGAGCACCTTGACCACCGCGGCCGCGACGTCTTCGGGTTCCACCGGTTTCTGCGCGGCCGACGGGTGGGTGCCGGAGATCAGTTCGGTGTTGGTGAACGTCGGCAGCACGCCGCTGATCGTGACGCCCTGCGGGGCGAACTCGTCGGCCAGGGCGGTGGTCAGGCCCACCACGGCGAACTTGGTTCCGGCGTAGAGCGCCTGGCCCGGTACCGCCACGATGCCGGCCATCGAGGCGATGTTGACGATCCGGCCGCTGCGGCGTTTGACCATCTCCGGCAGCACCAGTTGGCAGCCGTTGATCACGCCGTAGAAGTTGACCTCGGTCGCCGAGCGGATGGTCTGCGGCGTCTGGTCCAGGAACGGCCCGACCGGCATGACACCGGCATTGTTGATCAGCACGTCGATGTGGCCGTCGCCGTCGGCGCGGGCCTTGTCCAGGAACGTCGCGAACGATTCGCGGTCGGTGACGTCGAGCGGATGACCGCTGACCTGACCGCGCGACGACAACTGCTTGACCGCCGCGTCGAGAACATGGACCTCCCGGTCGCCGATCACGACCCGGGCGCCCCGCGCCAGCAGTGCGGTGGCGGTCGCCAGCCCGATTCCACGGGCGGCGCCGGTGATAGCGATGGTTTTGCCGCGAATGTTGTCCACGCCGACGAACTTAACAGGCGTCAAGTTTGCCTGTCGATGGTCCGGGGCGACGGATCAGCGCCAGCGGCCCAGGATCTCGGCGGCGTGCTTACCCAGCGCGGCCTGCAACAGCGGCCCGAAGCTGATCCGTGCGATACCGAGCGGGCCGTAGGAGGCCGGGTCCGCGGTGTCGGGCGCCGCCAGCGCGTTGACCGGCTTGGGCAGCGCCGCGGCAAGGGTCCGCAGGGTCTCCGCGTCGTGGAAACCGACCGGATAGAGCACGTCGGCACCGGCCTGCGCGCACGCGGTCAACCGTGCGATGGCGCGGTCGATCCGGTCGGAGTCGTCGCCGTCGTTACGCATGAACAGGTCGGTGCGGGCGTTGATCACCAGGTGGGTGCCCGCGGAATCGGCGGCGGCCCGCAGTGCGGCCACGTAGTCGGCGTGCTCGGATTGCGAACGCAGGCGCTTGTCCTCGCTGTGCACCGTGTCTTCGATGTTGCAGCCGACCACGCCGGCGTTGAGCAGCGCCTCGACCAGGGTGGTCGGGGATTGGGCGTAGCCGGATTCGATGTCGAGGGAGACCGGGACGTCGACGGCCGCGGTGATCAGCCGGGTCCGTTCCAGCGTCTCGGTGAACGACATCCCCTCACCGTCGTTACGGCCCATCGACAGTGCGACGGGTTTACTGCCGACCGTCAGTGCGGCGAATCCGACGTCGACGGCCAGTTTCGCCGACCAGACGTCCCACACGGTCGGCGCGACCACCGGATTGCCCGGTTGGTGCATCGCCAGGAAAGCTGCTGCCCGCTGTCCGAGAACCTCGTTATCCGTCATTTCTACAACCATTCCATGTGTTAAATGTCCCGACGTCGGCGGGGTCGGTTTTCCGGGGAGACCGGGCGCCAGTTCGGCGATGAGCGCGCGGACACGTTCGGCGATCTCGTCACGCACGGCGCGCACGATGTCCGGGGGCCGGCCCGCGGGATCGTCGAGGGGCCAGTCGCGGTAACTCACACCCGGGAAGTGCGGGCAGGTGTCGCCGCAGCCCATGGTGATGACGACGTCGCTGCGCGCGACGGTACCGGCGGTGAGCACCTTCGGGGTCTGTTCGGTGATGTCGATGCCGAGTTCGGCCATCACGGCGACGGCCGCGGGATTGATCTCCGCGGCGGGTTCGGTGCCCGCCGAACGGACGTCGATGCGGTCACCGGCGAAGTGGCGCAGCAGCGCGGCGGCCATCTGCGACCGGCCGGCGTTGTGCACGCAGACGAACAGCACACTGGGCGTGGCGCCGGCGACGGTCATGGCCGGCGGAAGCGGGGACGCAGCGCCAGGGCGGCGTAGACCAGCCCGACCAGGACCGGGACTTCGATCAACGGGCCGACCACGCCGGCCAGGGCCTGTCCGCTGGTGGCTCCCCAGGTGGCGATCGCCACGGCGATGGCGAGCTCGAAGTTGTTGCCCGCGGCGGTGAACGCCAGCGTGCTGGTGCGCGCGTATCCCAGCCCGAGCAGGGCGCCGAGGGCGGTGCCGCCACCCCACATGATCGCGAAGTAGGCCAGCAACGGCAGCGCGATCCGGGCAACGTCGACGGGTTGATGGGTGATCCGATCACCCTGCAGGGCGAACAGGATCACGATCGTGAACAGCAGCCCGTACAACGCCCAGGGGCCGATCCGCGGCAGGAACCGGGTCTCGTACCAGTCCCGACCGCGGGTCTGCTCGCCGAGACGGCGACTGGCGTACCCGGCGGCCAGCGGGATGCCGAGGAAGATCAGCACGGATTTGGCGATCTGCCCGGGTGAGACCTCGATGCTGGTCTGCGCCAGGCCGAGCCACCCGGGCAGCACCGACAGGTAGAACCAGCCCAATGCGGCGAACATGACGATCTGGAAGAGCGAGTTCAGCGCCACCAGCACGGCGGCGGCCTCGCGGTCGCCGCAGGCCAGGTCGTTCCAGATGATCACCATCGCGATGCAGCGGGCCAACCCGACCACGATCAGCCCGGTGCGGTATTCGGGCAGATCGGCCAGCGACAGCCAGGCCAGCGCGAACATCAGCGCCGGGCCCAGGATCCAGTTCAGCAGCAACGAGGACAGCAACAGCCGGCGGTCGCCGGTGACGGTGTCCAGCCGGTCGTAGCGGACCTTCGCCAGCACCGGATACATCATCACCAGCAGCCCGACGGCGATCGGCAGCGAGATCCCGTCGATCTGCACCGCGCCGAGGCCGGAGCCCAGGCCCGGGGCGACGCGGCCCAGCGCCAGGCCGGCGACCATGGCCAGCCCGATCCAGAGCGGCAGCAGCCGGTCGAGGGTGGACAAGCGCGGAGTGGCGGATGTGGTGTCAGTCATCGGAGCCGAAGGTATCGGTGTCGGCGAGCTTGGTGTAGATCTCCCAGCGTTCCCCGTCGGGGCCGCGGACCCAGATCTTGTCCTGCTCGGCGAAGCAGCAGGTGGTGTCGAACTCGGCTTCGGTGGGCATTCCGGCTCCGGTGAGGCGCTCGGATTCGGCCGTCACGGCCTCGGTGGCGGGAACCTCGATGCCGAGGTGGTTGAGAGAGCCGCCGGCTCCGGGGTTTTCGAACAGCACCAGCTTCAGTGGCGGGTCGACGATCGCAAAGTTGGCGTAACCCGGTTTGGTTTTGTCGGGTGCGGTGTCGAAGAGGGTGGAGTAGAACGCGATCGCGGCGTCGAGGTCGTCGACGTTGAGTGCGAGTTGGATGCGTGACATGACAATCCCCCGGGGGGTGCGACATATATCGAACTATTTGGACGACGCAAGCATGCACCTTGATTTCGATATATGTCAATGTTTTGTGGCAGGATGGGGTGATGCCCAAGGCGTTGCCGGTGATCGACATGACCGCCCCGGTGTGCTGTGCGCCGGTGGCATCGGGGCCGATGAGCGATGCCGATGCGTTGGCGGTTGCCCTGCGGCTCAAAGCGTTAGCGGATCCGGCGCGGGTCAAGATCGTGTCCTACCTGTTCAGCTCGAGTACAGGTGGGGAGATCTCGGGGGATTTGGCCGCGGTGCTGCAGCTGAGCGAATCGACGGTGAGTCACCATCTGACCCAACTGCGTAAGGCGGGGCTGGTGGTATCGGAGCGGCGCGGGACGACCATGTTCCACCGGGTGCGCCCGGAGGCGCTGCAGGCCTTGTGTGCGGCCCTGGATCCCAACTGCTGCGCCTGAACTCAGCGGAATGCGCCGATGCCGGTGAACGCCTGACCGAGCACCAACTGGTGCATCTCGGGGGTGCCCTCGTAGGTCAGCACCGACTCCAGGTTGACCATGTGCCGGATCACCGGATATTCCAGCGATATCCCGTTGCCGCCCAGGATGGTTCGCGCCGTTCGGCAGATCTCCAGGGCGCTGCGGGTGTTGTTGAGCTTACCGAAGCTGACCTGCTCGGGACGTAACCCGGCGGTGTCCTTGAGCCGGCCCAGATGCAGCGAGAGCAACTGTCCCTTGTGCAGTTCGACGGCCATGTCGACCAGCTTGGCCTGGGTGAGCTGGAACCCGGCGATCGGCTTGCCGAACTGGGTGCGCGCGGTGGCGTAGTCGCGGGCGGCCAGCCACGCCGACCGCGCCGCACCCATTGCGCCCCAGATGATTCCGTAACGCGCCTCGGACAGGCTGGCCAGTGCGCCCTTGACGCCGCGGGCCTTCGGCAGCAGCGCCTCGGCGGGCAGTCGCACATCGTCGAGCACCAGTTCGCTGGTGATCGAGGCGCGCAGTGACAGCTTGTGGTGAATCGTGTTCGCGGTGAAGCCGGGGGTGCCGGTGGGCACGATGAACCCGCGGATGCCCTCATCGGTGGCTGCCCACACCACCGCCACATCGGCGATGGAGCCGTTGGTGATCCACATCTTGCGGCCATTGAGAATCCAGTCGGATCCGTCGCGGCGGGCCCGGGTGGTCATGGCCGCAGGGTCGGAGCCCACATCGGGCTCGGTCAGCCCGAAGCAGCCGATCAGCTCACCGGCGGCCATCCCCGGCAGCCACTGCTGCTTCTGTTCCTCGGACCCGTTGTTGTAGATCGAATACATCGCCAGTGAACCCTGCACGCTCACCAGCGAGCGGATGCCGGAGTCGGCGGCCTCCAGCTCGGTACAGGCCAGCCCGTAGTGCACCGCCGACGCACCGCTGCAGCCGTACCCCTGCAGGTGCATGCCCAGCAGGCCGAGCCGGCCGAACTCCCGGGCCAGTTCGCGGGCCGGCAGGTCGCCGATCTCGAACCATTCGCCGAGGTGCGGTTGTACGTGCTCGGCACAGAACCGAGCGACGGTGTCGCGCAGTGCGATTTCGTCGTCGGAGAGCAGGGTGTCCAGGCTCAGCGGATCGATCGGGTCGAAGGACGCGGTGCTGCCGGTTGCCATCCGTTCATCCTGCCACCCGGACGGCGGCCCGGAACCGGTCAGTTGGCGGGTGCGCCCGGGGTTCCGTCGGTGCCGCCGGCAGAGCCGAGTGCTGGCAACGCCTATTACTCGGCCTGATTTTTTATGTCGACGCCGGCGGTTATTCGGCGGAAATCGTCGGCGGCGAGGAGTTTTAAGGATGCAATTAAATTATTCGCCGTGATTTTTAACCCGATCCATTGTGACGCCCGTCTCAATTATCTGCGCTACCTGGGGAAACGTCGGAATATCGACGGCCGGGGTCCGGCTGGAGGACGGCAGATGAACGGATTTTGAACATTGCCGTTTCGGCCTTTTCCGGGTCGTCCGATCGGGCGGAATTCGGCTACGTTCGTGCTCTGCCGAGCGGAGCGTCGTTCGGCGTGATCAGCGTGGAAGGACTCGGCAGATGAGTGGTCGCCGTCGTGGCGGTTCGGGTAGGGGCGTGGCTGCAGCGGTTCTGGCGCTGAGCTGCTGCCTGCTGTCCGCGCCCGCCGCGAACGCCGACTTCGACGACCTGTTCGACATCGTCTTCGGTGCGGCCGGCGGCGTCGACGTCGACCCGGGCGACCTTCCGCTGGACCCGGGCGGTTTCGACGTCTCGCAGGTGCTGCAGGATCCGCTGGCGCAACTCGACCAGCTGTTCCACGACGCCCCCGGAGAACCGGATGCGGGATCAGCGGCCGATCCCGGACCGGGCGATCACACCGGTTCCGACTCCGACGGCGAGGCCACCCCGCCCGCGGACAACACCGGGGCCCCGTCGGGATCGCCGCGCCACGACGGGAACTCCGAGAACTCCAACGGCACCTCCAACTTCCCCAAGATGCCCGGTGGCGGCGGCAGCGGTGGCGGTGGCAACGGCGGTGGTTCGGGGTCTCCCGCCAACAACGCCAAGAAGGCGAACGCCGCAGCTACCAAGCCCGCGGCGGACCTGCCGAAGGCCGACGGCGTAGGCGCCGGATAGCGTCGTCGCCGGGCCTGCTGGCAGGCTGAAGCGATGCCCGGTTCGATCAGTGACATCCTGCCGTCCGCGGCCGCGCTGCTCGGGTTTCCGGGTGCCGCCGACCCGCTCGGTCTGCGTGACCGCATCGGCGAGGTACCACGGGTGGCGGTGGTCTTGCTAGACGGGCTGGGCTATCACCTGTTGCCGGAGTTGACTCAGGATGCACCGCTGCTGGCATCGGTACTGGCCGGTGACACCGGCGAATTGGCCGAGCTGTCCTGCACCTTCCCCTCCACCACGCCGACCAGCCTGGTCTCCCTGGGCACCGGTGCGGCGCCGGGGGAGCACGGTGTTCTCGGCTTCACCGTCAACGTGCCCGGCACCGATCGGGTGCTGACGCACATCTTCTGGGGAGACGACCCCGCGCCGACGGCCTGGCAGCCGGTCCCCACCTGGTTCCAGCGACTGCGCGCCGCCGGAGTGGACTCCCGGGCGGTGCTGCCGGAGCTGTTCATCGGCAGCGGATTGACCGAATCCGCTTATCGGGGGGCCGAATTCCTGTCGGTGGCCCGCGGTGAGGACTACGGGCAGCGGTTGGCCGCCGAGTTGGCATCGCCCGGCCTGGTCTACGGCTACACCGCGGCACTGGACCATGCCGCGCACGTCTCGGGGATCGGTTCCGAGCATTGGCATGCGGCGGCCACCAAAGTCGATGCGCTGCTGCGGCAGCTCGTCGACGCACTGCCCGATGACGCGGTGCTCCTGGTCACCGCCGACCACGGCGGGTTGAACGTACCGGAGTCCGCGCGTATCGATCTGGACGCCGACCCGGTGCTGGCGGCCGGCATCCGGGTCGTCGCCGGCGAGCCGCGGGTCCGCTATCTGCACACCGAACCCGGTGCCACCGCCGATGTGCTGGCTGCCTGGACCGAACGGCTGGCCGGGCGGGCGCTGGTGCAGAGCCGTGAGCAAGCGGTGGCCTCCGGGGTATTCGGGCCGATGCGCGACGACCACCTGGCGCGCATCGGCGACGTCGTGGTCACCTGCACCGGGGATACCGCGATCCTGGCGACCGCCCACGAGCCGCCGCAGACGGCGCAGCTGGTGGGCTTCCACGGCGGGCTGACACCGGTCGAGACCGCCATCCCGCTCATTACCCTGCGTTGACTCTGAACTCAGGGCGCGGCCTACTCGCACTTTCCCGCCCTGGTCGCAGAGTCAACGGGGAGGGTTACTCCGACTCGCCGTACTCGTCGAACCAGTGCGCCAGCTTGCCGCGCCGGCTGACCGCCCGCAGTCGGCGTTCGGCCGCCAGCCGGGTCTTGCTGGTGGTGACGATCAGCAGTTCGTCGCCGGCGGTGATGCGGGTATCGGGCTGCGGCACAAAGGTGTGCCCCTTGCGGATGATCAAGGTGATGACGCTGGGGTCGGGCAGTCGCAGTTCGAGCACCGAGACGTTGTGCAGCTTCGACTCGGGCTGCACCGTCATGGTGAGCAGTTCGGCCTCCAGGACGTCCAGCGGTGCCGCCTCCACCTGGATCTCACGGGTGGTGTCGCGCGGAATCAGCCGCAGCCAGTGCGCGAACAGGCCCAGGCTGGGGCCCTGCACCACGGTGTAGACCACCACCAGGATGAACACGATGTTGAGCAGGCGCTCGGACTGCGGCACATGCTCGACGATCGGGAAGGTCGCCAGCACGATGGGGACCGCGCCGCGCAGGCCGGCCCAGGACAGGAAGACCTGTTCCCGCCAGGGCACCCGGAACCAGACCAGCGAGGCGACCACCGACAGCGGACGGCTCAGCAGCAGCAGCACCGCGCCGATGACCAGTGCCGGAACCAGTTCCCCCGCCAGCTGGCTCGGGCTCACCAACAGGCCGAGCAACACGAACAGGCCGATCTGCGCCAGCCAGCCCAGCCCCTCGGCAAACGACCGGATGGCCGCCCGGTGCGGCAGCCCGGAGTTCGCCAGCACCACCCCGGACAGGTAGGCGGCGATGAATCCGCTGGCGTGCAGCGAGGACGCGGCGGCGAACGCCACCATCGCCAGGCCGAAGGTCGCCAGCGGGTAGAGGCCCGATGCCGGCAGTGCCGCCCGACGCAGCATCATCGCCCCGAACACCCCGGCGAGCAGACCGATCGCCGAGCCGCCCACCAACTCGTAGACCACGCTGCCGATCGCGTGGACCGGGTCGATCGCCAGTGGGGTGGTGCTGAGCATCAGCACCACGATCGCCGCGGGGGCGTCGTTGAAGCCGGACTCCGCCTCCAGCAGGCCGGCCACCCGCCGGGGCAGCGGCAGCACCCGCAGAATCGAGAACACCGCCGCGGCATCGGTGGGCGAGACGATCGCACCCAGCAGGAACGCCAACTGCCAGCTGATCCCCAGCAGCAGGTGCGCGGCCACCGCGATCACCGCCATGCTGACCACCACGCCGACGGTGGCCAACACCGCTGCCGGCGCGAGCAGTCGACGGATGTTGGCGAACTTCGTGGTCAGACCGCCCTCGACCAGGATCACCGCCAGGGCGGTGGTGCCCAGATCGCTGGCCAACTGCACGTCGGAGAAGTCCAGGCCCAGCCCGTCGTTGCCGATCGCGACCCCGACGAGCAGGAACAGCAGCAGGCTGGGCAATCCGACCCGATCGGCCGCGCGGGTGGCGATGATGCTCGCGAGCAGAACCAGGCCCCCGATCAGCAGGGCCAGGTAGAGCTGCTCCAGCGTCAATCTGATCCCCGTTCGGGCAGGCGGTGGTGGTCGGACCCGTCCGTGTGATTCGCTCAGGTTCAGCGGGTTCGTGTTAGCTATCAGTAAATCAGGAGCCGCCGCCGCGGCTGTGGTACACCCGGAGCAGTTCGGTAACCGCGGGGATGAGGGGAGCCATCATGCGCATCGGGATCGCCGGTGCCGGCGCGGTGGGGCGGTCGGTCGCACGCGAACTGATCGGCGACGGCCACCGGGTGCTGTTGATCGAACGTAACCCGGCGCATTACCAGCCGCAGAGCGTGCCGGAGGCCGAATGGCTGCTGGCCGACGCCTGTGAGCTCAGCGCGCTGCAGGAATGCGGCATCGAGATGTGCGACGTGGTGATCGCGGCGACCGGTGACGACAAGGCCAACCTGGCGACCGCGCTGTTGGCCAAGGCCGAGTTCGGGGTGGCTCGGGTGGTGGCGCGGGTCAACAACGCGCGCAACGAGCGACTGTTCACCGAGGGCTGGGGTATCGACGTGGCGGTCTCCACGCCGCGCGCGATGGTGGCCGCGGTCGAGGGCGCCATCGACGTCGGGCACCTGGTGCCGGTGATGGGACTGCGGCGCGGCCAGGTCAGCCTGACCAAACTGACCCTGCCGGAAGACAATCCGCTGATCGGCCGGAAGGTCTGCGACGTCGAATTGCCCGACGGTGCGGCACTGATCGCCGTACAGCGCGGCGACCGGGTCATCCTGCCCCGCGCCGAAGAGGCCCTGCAGGCCGGCGACGAGATGCTGTTCGCCACCGCCAGCGGGATCGAGGACGAGATTCGGGCGGTGGTGCAGGGCGTGCCCTCCGGTCGGAGGACGCACTGATGCGGCGCCATCGCGCCGGCGAGCGATGAGCACGGCGCCCCACGACCGAGACGACGCCGGGAGCCTGGCCTCCGGTGCCGGGGTGATGGCCACCGTACTGGCGGCGGCTCGGGCCGCCGCGGCGTCCCGCGGACTCGTCAGCGACCCGTTCGCGGCTCCGCTGGTGCACAAGGTCGGCCTGGACTTCTGCATCCGGTTGGCCGACGGCGACCTCGACATCAGCCGCCTCGGCAGCGACGGGGGATTCCCCCGGCTGGCCGAGTTCGCTGCGGCGCGCACCAACTTCTTCGACGCCTTCTGCACCGACGCCGCCCGCTGCGGTATCCGTCAGGTGGTGATCCTGGGCGCGGGGCTCGACACCCGGGCCTACCGGCTGTGGTGGCCCGGCGGCACCACCGTCTATGAGGTCGACCATCCGCACGTGGTGGATTTCAAGACCGCCACCATGCGGGACTGGGGTGTTCCGCCGAGCACCGACCGGCGGGCGGTGGGCGTGGACCTACGCGGCGACTGGCCGACGGCGCTACGGCGGGTCGGCTTCGATTCCGCGGCGCCCACCGCATGGATCATCGAAGCTCTGCTGGTCTGGTATGTCCCGTCGGAGGCACAGAACAGGCTGCTGGACGGGGTCACCGCGCTCAGCGCGCCGGGCAGCCGGTTGGCCGCCGACCATGCGGTACCGCCGAGCCGGCCCCAGGCCGTGCATCACGAATCACTGGTCGAACGCTGGCGGCGGCGCGGGCTGAGCCTGACCGGGCCGGGGCCGGTCTATACCGGCGAGCACACCGACGTGGTGTGGCATCTGTCCGAGAGCGGCTGGCACACCACGCAATCCGGTATCGCCGAATTGTTCGCCGCGGCCCGGCTACCGGGACTGTCCGAGCGTGAACTCGACGGTGCGCCGGCGGCCATCCGCTACCTGGCCGCGGTTCAGGCGACGGCCAACTCGGGCGGTTGCGCCGGCGGCTGAATCCGTCGACCGCTGATCGGGGTGAGGCTGTCGCGGGTGGCCGGGACGGCCGGTGGGACGATGAGCGTGGCCGCGGTTCCACCCAGGAGTCCGGCACCGAAGCCCAGCTGCTTGAGCATGGTCAGGCCGTGGATCTTCGGCATGGTCGGCTCCTTCCGGGTGTGGGGGATCAGATCTTGTCTCCCGTCTGCCGCTCAAGCTACGCGCGGCGCTTCAGAGCGCCCTGTGACCTGGGTGGAGGCTTTATTCGGCGCACAGAAACCGATTTTGCAGATACGGTCATATAGCACAGATAGATCCGCAAACGCGGATATCGCGGGTAAGGCGGCTCTTAAACTGCCTGGTCGTCTTTTATCGGAATGTGACCTAAGGAGTTTCTGGCACTACCGGGCCCGGGCTCGGCGCGCCGCCGCTTCGGCCGCCTCCCTGATCGGACCGCGCCAGACCTCGCCGTGACCGGGCGCCAGGATCTCGGTCTCCAGCAACGCCAGGGCCCGCAGGCTGCGGATGCTGTCGGCCTGGCTGTGGCTGAACACCGCCGGCAACAACTGCGGTCCGGTGTGGGCCAGCACCGGGTGGCCGGTGATCAGCGCGTCGCCGCTGGCCAGCACCCCGTCGACCAGGTAGGAGCAGTGGCCGCGGGTGTGACCGGGGGTCGGGATGGCGACCGGCCGCCCGGGCAGGCCCGCGGCGATCTCGCCGGTCAGGGCCTGCACGGACGGGATACCCTCGCGGTTCAGGCCGCCGCTGCGCAGCA from Mycolicibacter sp. MU0083 includes:
- a CDS encoding ArsI/CadI family heavy metal resistance metalloenzyme, producing MSRIQLALNVDDLDAAIAFYSTLFDTAPDKTKPGYANFAIVDPPLKLVLFENPGAGGSLNHLGIEVPATEAVTAESERLTGAGMPTEAEFDTTCCFAEQDKIWVRGPDGERWEIYTKLADTDTFGSDD
- a CDS encoding alkaline phosphatase family protein — protein: MPGSISDILPSAAALLGFPGAADPLGLRDRIGEVPRVAVVLLDGLGYHLLPELTQDAPLLASVLAGDTGELAELSCTFPSTTPTSLVSLGTGAAPGEHGVLGFTVNVPGTDRVLTHIFWGDDPAPTAWQPVPTWFQRLRAAGVDSRAVLPELFIGSGLTESAYRGAEFLSVARGEDYGQRLAAELASPGLVYGYTAALDHAAHVSGIGSEHWHAAATKVDALLRQLVDALPDDAVLLVTADHGGLNVPESARIDLDADPVLAAGIRVVAGEPRVRYLHTEPGATADVLAAWTERLAGRALVQSREQAVASGVFGPMRDDHLARIGDVVVTCTGDTAILATAHEPPQTAQLVGFHGGLTPVETAIPLITLR
- a CDS encoding potassium/proton antiporter → MTLEQLYLALLIGGLVLLASIIATRAADRVGLPSLLLFLLVGVAIGNDGLGLDFSDVQLASDLGTTALAVILVEGGLTTKFANIRRLLAPAAVLATVGVVVSMAVIAVAAHLLLGISWQLAFLLGAIVSPTDAAAVFSILRVLPLPRRVAGLLEAESGFNDAPAAIVVLMLSTTPLAIDPVHAIGSVVYELVGGSAIGLLAGVFGAMMLRRAALPASGLYPLATFGLAMVAFAAASSLHASGFIAAYLSGVVLANSGLPHRAAIRSFAEGLGWLAQIGLFVLLGLLVSPSQLAGELVPALVIGAVLLLLSRPLSVVASLVWFRVPWREQVFLSWAGLRGAVPIVLATFPIVEHVPQSERLLNIVFILVVVYTVVQGPSLGLFAHWLRLIPRDTTREIQVEAAPLDVLEAELLTMTVQPESKLHNVSVLELRLPDPSVITLIIRKGHTFVPQPDTRITAGDELLIVTTSKTRLAAERRLRAVSRRGKLAHWFDEYGESE
- a CDS encoding Rv2640c family ArsR-like transcriptional regulator; translation: MPKALPVIDMTAPVCCAPVASGPMSDADALAVALRLKALADPARVKIVSYLFSSSTGGEISGDLAAVLQLSESTVSHHLTQLRKAGLVVSERRGTTMFHRVRPEALQALCAALDPNCCA
- a CDS encoding potassium channel family protein codes for the protein MRIGIAGAGAVGRSVARELIGDGHRVLLIERNPAHYQPQSVPEAEWLLADACELSALQECGIEMCDVVIAATGDDKANLATALLAKAEFGVARVVARVNNARNERLFTEGWGIDVAVSTPRAMVAAVEGAIDVGHLVPVMGLRRGQVSLTKLTLPEDNPLIGRKVCDVELPDGAALIAVQRGDRVILPRAEEALQAGDEMLFATASGIEDEIRAVVQGVPSGRRTH
- the arsB gene encoding ACR3 family arsenite efflux transporter, with the translated sequence MTDTTSATPRLSTLDRLLPLWIGLAMVAGLALGRVAPGLGSGLGAVQIDGISLPIAVGLLVMMYPVLAKVRYDRLDTVTGDRRLLLSSLLLNWILGPALMFALAWLSLADLPEYRTGLIVVGLARCIAMVIIWNDLACGDREAAAVLVALNSLFQIVMFAALGWFYLSVLPGWLGLAQTSIEVSPGQIAKSVLIFLGIPLAAGYASRRLGEQTRGRDWYETRFLPRIGPWALYGLLFTIVILFALQGDRITHQPVDVARIALPLLAYFAIMWGGGTALGALLGLGYARTSTLAFTAAGNNFELAIAVAIATWGATSGQALAGVVGPLIEVPVLVGLVYAALALRPRFRRP
- a CDS encoding SAM-dependent methyltransferase — protein: MSTAPHDRDDAGSLASGAGVMATVLAAARAAAASRGLVSDPFAAPLVHKVGLDFCIRLADGDLDISRLGSDGGFPRLAEFAAARTNFFDAFCTDAARCGIRQVVILGAGLDTRAYRLWWPGGTTVYEVDHPHVVDFKTATMRDWGVPPSTDRRAVGVDLRGDWPTALRRVGFDSAAPTAWIIEALLVWYVPSEAQNRLLDGVTALSAPGSRLAADHAVPPSRPQAVHHESLVERWRRRGLSLTGPGPVYTGEHTDVVWHLSESGWHTTQSGIAELFAAARLPGLSERELDGAPAAIRYLAAVQATANSGGCAGG
- a CDS encoding SDR family oxidoreductase: MDNIRGKTIAITGAARGIGLATATALLARGARVVIGDREVHVLDAAVKQLSSRGQVSGHPLDVTDRESFATFLDKARADGDGHIDVLINNAGVMPVGPFLDQTPQTIRSATEVNFYGVINGCQLVLPEMVKRRSGRIVNIASMAGIVAVPGQALYAGTKFAVVGLTTALADEFAPQGVTISGVLPTFTNTELISGTHPSAAQKPVEPEDVAAAVVKVLDKPKTLVSVPGFGRRSAMLLSLLPDGGRRWLNKKTSNDTVFLQFDAAARQAYEDRAQHATGVVEDD
- a CDS encoding isocitrate lyase/PEP mutase family protein; amino-acid sequence: MTDNEVLGQRAAAFLAMHQPGNPVVAPTVWDVWSAKLAVDVGFAALTVGSKPVALSMGRNDGEGMSFTETLERTRLITAAVDVPVSLDIESGYAQSPTTLVEALLNAGVVGCNIEDTVHSEDKRLRSQSEHADYVAALRAAADSAGTHLVINARTDLFMRNDGDDSDRIDRAIARLTACAQAGADVLYPVGFHDAETLRTLAAALPKPVNALAAPDTADPASYGPLGIARISFGPLLQAALGKHAAEILGRWR
- a CDS encoding acyl-CoA dehydrogenase family protein — encoded protein: MATGSTASFDPIDPLSLDTLLSDDEIALRDTVARFCAEHVQPHLGEWFEIGDLPARELAREFGRLGLLGMHLQGYGCSGASAVHYGLACTELEAADSGIRSLVSVQGSLAMYSIYNNGSEEQKQQWLPGMAAGELIGCFGLTEPDVGSDPAAMTTRARRDGSDWILNGRKMWITNGSIADVAVVWAATDEGIRGFIVPTGTPGFTANTIHHKLSLRASITSELVLDDVRLPAEALLPKARGVKGALASLSEARYGIIWGAMGAARSAWLAARDYATARTQFGKPIAGFQLTQAKLVDMAVELHKGQLLSLHLGRLKDTAGLRPEQVSFGKLNNTRSALEICRTARTILGGNGISLEYPVIRHMVNLESVLTYEGTPEMHQLVLGQAFTGIGAFR